A window of the Nocardia sp. NBC_01329 genome harbors these coding sequences:
- a CDS encoding methionine ABC transporter ATP-binding protein, translating into MTGAPAGPDAASPAVEFRSVTKVFRTGKSEEKALSDIDLRIEKGEIFGVIGYSGAGKSTLVRLINALEKPTSGTIEISGTPITGVSEAQVRRIRREIGMVFQQFNLFRSRTAAGNIEYPLKVAGWPRAKRKERLAELLEFVGLSDKARSYPDQLSGGQKQRVGIARALATSPSLLLADEATSALDPETTGEVLRLLRKINTELGVTIVVITHEMDVIRTVADRVAVLAEGRIVELANTFDVFAAPQAVPTRSFVDTVLHNRPAPEELRRLDDLHRGRLVTVDIDDARGVGAALTTAAHAGVGFEVVYGGVSTLQDKTFGSITLALDGPDDAVEKVIAQLDRR; encoded by the coding sequence GTGACAGGCGCACCGGCCGGACCGGACGCCGCGAGTCCCGCAGTCGAATTCCGTTCGGTGACCAAGGTGTTCCGAACAGGAAAAAGCGAAGAGAAGGCGCTGTCCGATATCGATCTACGGATCGAAAAGGGCGAGATCTTCGGCGTGATCGGCTACTCCGGCGCGGGGAAGAGTACTTTGGTCCGGCTCATCAACGCCCTGGAGAAACCGACCAGCGGCACCATAGAGATCTCGGGTACGCCCATCACCGGCGTCTCCGAGGCCCAGGTGCGCCGGATACGACGCGAGATCGGCATGGTTTTCCAGCAGTTCAATCTCTTCCGTTCGCGCACCGCGGCCGGAAATATCGAGTACCCGCTGAAAGTGGCGGGCTGGCCGCGCGCGAAGCGCAAAGAACGGCTGGCCGAGTTGCTGGAGTTCGTCGGGCTGTCCGATAAGGCGCGCAGTTACCCGGATCAGTTGTCGGGCGGACAGAAACAGCGGGTCGGGATCGCACGGGCACTGGCCACCTCGCCATCGCTGCTGCTCGCGGACGAGGCCACCTCGGCGCTGGACCCGGAAACCACCGGTGAGGTGCTGCGTCTGCTCCGCAAGATCAACACCGAACTGGGCGTGACCATCGTGGTGATCACCCATGAGATGGATGTCATCCGGACGGTGGCCGATCGGGTCGCGGTACTGGCCGAGGGCCGGATCGTGGAGTTGGCGAACACTTTCGACGTATTCGCCGCGCCACAAGCGGTTCCGACCCGGTCGTTCGTCGATACCGTGCTGCACAATCGGCCCGCGCCCGAGGAACTGCGCCGTCTCGACGACCTGCACCGAGGTCGGCTGGTGACCGTCGATATAGATGATGCACGGGGTGTCGGAGCCGCGCTCACCACCGCCGCCCACGCCGGGGTGGGCTTCGAGGTGGTGTACGGCGGAGTGAGCACCCTGCAGGACAAGACTTTCGGCAGTATCACCCTCGCGCTCGACGGCCCGGATGACGCCGTCGAGAAGGTGATCGCACAACTCGACCGACGGTGA
- a CDS encoding STAS domain-containing protein → MSGEGTPRLLDVAVRTESGTAIVTVQGEVDMASAPQLQTALEEVQRGGDALIVDMSEVGFLGSAGLSVLLVISEAAAPGTGLRVVVSDAVRRPIELTGLDKLLSMHESLEAALAAGTGSVAP, encoded by the coding sequence ATGAGTGGCGAGGGCACGCCCCGTCTGCTCGACGTAGCGGTGCGGACGGAGAGCGGGACCGCGATCGTCACGGTGCAGGGTGAGGTGGATATGGCCTCGGCGCCTCAATTGCAGACCGCGCTCGAAGAAGTCCAGCGCGGCGGAGACGCACTGATCGTGGATATGTCGGAGGTCGGTTTTCTCGGGTCGGCCGGGTTGAGCGTCCTGCTGGTGATCTCCGAGGCCGCCGCGCCCGGGACCGGGTTGCGTGTGGTTGTTTCCGATGCCGTCCGGCGCCCCATCGAACTGACCGGTCTCGACAAGTTGCTGTCGATGCACGAGTCCTTGGAGGCCGCGCTCGCCGCGGGCACCGGCTCCGTGGCGCCCTGA
- a CDS encoding PP2C family protein-serine/threonine phosphatase, with the protein MTNTDFGPADDAGWFEREPFVLLVEDDPGDALLVEELVADAERGMRLKWVRTLAEAGDRLSVEVPDCVLLDLRLPDAQGLEAVARIREYNDHVAVVVMTGLDEESTGLAALASGAQDYLVKGRVEPELFARAVRYAIQRKQAERTSAALQASQMRAQENSRLERGLLPTPLLGADRAVDVVARYRPGRAHSLLGGDFYDVVQGPDGIVHAIIGDVSGHGPDAAATGVALRLAWRTLVLTGVTGSRQLRLLEQVLLAERTDRQTFATATSLLLDPFTQRVLVRRAGHPGMLHHRDGELCWLEVPGGAALGFMPGRAEWPTAEVDLASGAGLMLFTDGLFEGRVGSNGDRLGEAGLLAVAKAVPSARPEVFVDDLIGRVEELAAAAGGLDDDLAILYMCWNDGRKGELP; encoded by the coding sequence CTGACAAATACCGATTTCGGTCCGGCCGATGATGCGGGCTGGTTCGAACGGGAACCCTTTGTTCTGCTGGTCGAGGACGACCCCGGGGACGCGTTGCTCGTCGAGGAACTGGTTGCCGACGCCGAACGTGGTATGCGTCTGAAATGGGTGCGAACCCTGGCCGAGGCAGGTGATCGCCTCTCTGTCGAGGTACCCGATTGCGTCCTGCTCGATCTGCGGCTACCCGACGCCCAGGGGCTGGAAGCGGTTGCCCGCATCCGCGAGTACAACGATCATGTCGCCGTGGTGGTGATGACGGGGCTCGACGAGGAGAGCACGGGGCTGGCGGCCCTGGCCTCCGGCGCCCAGGACTATCTGGTGAAGGGCCGGGTCGAGCCGGAACTGTTCGCCCGCGCCGTGCGCTACGCCATCCAGCGCAAACAGGCCGAACGCACCAGCGCGGCGCTGCAGGCCAGCCAGATGCGGGCCCAGGAGAACTCGCGCCTGGAGCGCGGTCTGCTGCCGACTCCGCTGCTCGGCGCCGACCGCGCGGTGGATGTGGTGGCGCGGTACCGGCCGGGCCGAGCCCATTCACTGCTCGGCGGTGATTTCTACGATGTCGTCCAAGGTCCCGACGGGATTGTGCACGCCATCATCGGTGATGTCTCCGGGCACGGTCCCGATGCGGCCGCGACCGGTGTCGCGTTGCGATTGGCCTGGCGCACACTCGTTCTCACCGGGGTGACCGGATCCCGGCAACTGCGGCTGCTGGAGCAGGTGCTGCTGGCCGAGCGAACCGACCGGCAGACCTTCGCCACCGCGACCAGCCTGCTGCTCGACCCGTTCACGCAGCGAGTACTGGTGCGCCGCGCGGGGCATCCGGGCATGCTGCACCATCGCGACGGCGAACTGTGCTGGCTCGAGGTCCCCGGCGGCGCAGCGCTCGGGTTCATGCCCGGCCGGGCCGAGTGGCCGACCGCCGAGGTCGATCTGGCTTCTGGTGCCGGTCTCATGTTGTTCACCGACGGTCTCTTCGAGGGCCGGGTGGGCAGTAACGGGGACCGGCTCGGGGAAGCCGGTCTGCTGGCCGTCGCGAAGGCGGTTCCGTCGGCGCGCCCCGAGGTGTTCGTCGATGATCTGATCGGCCGGGTCGAGGAACTGGCCGCCGCGGCCGGTGGACTGGACGACGACCTGGCCATTCTCTATATGTGCTGGAACGACGGGCGAAAGGGCGAACTTCCGTGA
- a CDS encoding methionine ABC transporter permease, with translation MHTDWDKLRPILTEAVGTTIYLVLLTFVVGGVIGLFLGTALYTTRKGGLLANSPINWLLNVLVNIVRPIPFIILLAALGPITLEVVGTTIGTDAAAFVMIVAASFGIARIVEQNLVTVDPGVIEAARAMGAGPLRIILTLLVPEALGPLILGYTFIIIAIVDMSAMAGTVGGGGLGDFALVYGYQRFDWEVTLVATLLIIAGVQGIQFLGNWTARKVLRR, from the coding sequence ATGCATACCGATTGGGACAAGCTGCGGCCGATTCTCACCGAGGCCGTCGGCACCACCATCTATCTCGTATTGCTCACCTTCGTGGTGGGCGGGGTCATCGGGCTGTTCCTCGGTACCGCGCTCTACACCACCCGCAAAGGCGGGCTGCTGGCCAACAGCCCGATCAACTGGCTGCTCAATGTGCTGGTCAATATCGTGCGCCCGATCCCGTTCATCATCCTGCTGGCCGCGCTCGGCCCGATCACACTCGAAGTGGTGGGCACGACCATCGGCACCGACGCGGCGGCCTTCGTCATGATCGTGGCCGCCTCTTTCGGGATCGCCCGCATCGTCGAACAGAATCTGGTCACGGTCGACCCCGGTGTGATCGAGGCGGCGCGTGCGATGGGCGCGGGGCCGCTCCGGATCATCCTGACGCTGCTCGTGCCCGAAGCGCTGGGCCCGCTGATCCTCGGGTACACCTTCATCATCATCGCCATCGTGGACATGTCCGCTATGGCAGGCACGGTCGGCGGCGGCGGCCTCGGTGATTTCGCCCTGGTGTACGGGTATCAGCGGTTCGATTGGGAAGTCACGCTGGTGGCCACCCTGCTCATCATCGCCGGTGTGCAGGGCATCCAGTTCCTGGGCAACTGGACAGCGCGCAAGGTGTTGCGCCGCTGA
- a CDS encoding AAA family ATPase: protein MSGSVYLITGIQAAGKSTVAQALAERLPRSAHVRGDAFRSFVVNGRAEMSAEPTAAAVEQLRLRHQLSAAAADGYARAGFTAVLQDVVLGEHLPWTVEQIRTDPLYVIVLAPRPEAVAAREAGRKKNAYGTFTVAALDTVLREGTPRVGTWLDTSDLTVDETVEAILSGARPVRP from the coding sequence ATGTCGGGTTCTGTCTATCTGATCACCGGGATCCAGGCCGCGGGTAAGTCCACGGTCGCCCAGGCGTTGGCCGAACGGTTACCGCGCTCGGCGCATGTTCGCGGTGACGCGTTCCGCAGCTTCGTGGTGAACGGGCGGGCGGAAATGAGTGCGGAGCCCACTGCGGCCGCGGTAGAGCAGCTGCGGCTACGTCATCAGCTGTCCGCGGCGGCCGCCGACGGATACGCCCGCGCCGGTTTCACGGCGGTTCTGCAGGATGTGGTGCTCGGTGAACACCTCCCGTGGACCGTCGAGCAGATCCGGACCGACCCGCTGTACGTGATCGTCTTGGCGCCGCGGCCCGAGGCGGTGGCCGCGCGCGAAGCCGGGCGGAAGAAGAACGCCTACGGCACATTCACGGTCGCCGCGCTGGACACCGTGCTGCGTGAGGGGACACCGCGGGTGGGGACATGGCTCGACACATCGGATCTCACCGTGGACGAGACCGTCGAGGCGATTCTGAGTGGCGCCCGGCCGGTTCGCCCCTGA
- a CDS encoding ATP-binding protein, with protein sequence MTTTHPAGLDCPPTRWELQFPAKADQLAEVRHSTQEWLAHCPLDEYRAYDVLLAVGEACANAIEHGHRGDGGTIRLWFVREAGCLRITVADHGRWKDPDPGPDQVRGRGMAMIRALIPEVEVTITAGGTTVEMRIPLSW encoded by the coding sequence GTGACGACGACCCACCCAGCCGGGCTGGACTGTCCGCCGACCCGATGGGAATTGCAGTTTCCGGCGAAAGCCGACCAGTTGGCCGAGGTCAGGCACAGCACACAGGAATGGCTGGCGCATTGCCCGCTCGACGAGTACCGGGCCTACGACGTACTCCTCGCCGTGGGGGAGGCGTGCGCCAACGCGATCGAGCACGGTCACCGGGGTGACGGTGGCACGATCCGTTTGTGGTTCGTACGTGAGGCCGGCTGCCTGCGGATCACCGTTGCCGATCACGGTCGCTGGAAGGATCCCGATCCCGGCCCGGATCAGGTCCGCGGGCGTGGAATGGCCATGATCCGGGCCTTGATCCCGGAGGTGGAGGTAACCATCACCGCCGGTGGCACGACGGTAGAGATGCGGATTCCACTGTCGTGGTGA
- a CDS encoding response regulator produces the protein MTVPGRPIDILLVEDDPGDELMTREAFEDNKIGNTLHVAHDGQEALDFLYRTGPYTDAPRPDLILLDLNLPKYDGRQVLEKIKADPDLSHIPVVVLTTSAAEEDILRSYKLHANAYVTKPVDLDQFVAAIKQIDDFFVQVVRLPRAR, from the coding sequence ATGACCGTACCCGGCCGGCCGATCGATATCCTCCTCGTCGAGGACGATCCGGGCGACGAGCTGATGACCAGGGAGGCGTTCGAGGACAACAAGATCGGGAACACCCTGCACGTCGCCCACGACGGGCAGGAAGCACTGGACTTCCTGTACCGCACCGGCCCCTACACCGACGCCCCGCGGCCCGATCTCATCCTGCTCGACCTCAATCTGCCGAAGTACGACGGACGGCAGGTACTGGAGAAGATCAAGGCCGATCCGGACCTGTCGCATATCCCGGTGGTCGTGCTGACCACCTCCGCTGCCGAGGAGGACATCCTGCGCAGCTACAAATTGCACGCCAACGCCTACGTCACCAAACCGGTCGACCTCGACCAGTTCGTGGCGGCGATCAAGCAGATCGACGATTTCTTCGTCCAGGTCGTCCGGCTGCCCCGCGCTCGATAG
- a CDS encoding sensor histidine kinase, translating to MISVVLIGAVAGAQVIANTNEVTDRLVQQTLPASAEAYRLQSALINQETGLRGYAISADPQFLEPYIEGMREQDRAVVQLRRLLSDRPELTADLDVIERGAQQWRTEYAGPLAASTSPEKARALAASTAVRAKGVFDELRGSFTAQNDGLAAAVAEDSRALAHARTIRDVVLLGMVIVFLLTGLVLTVLLRRLVVRPLAGLTESSLRVANGEFDRHIDGRGPADIVQVAEAVEDMRTRIVAELASSRTQGAQLRQQKAELDLQADELRRSNAELEQFAYVASHDLQEPLRKVASFCQLLEKRYGSQLDERGKQYIDFAVDGAKRMQVLINDLLTFSRVGRVSEGAQPVRLGEPLDKALANLSTVLEETEAVVERPEELPEIMGEPTLLAMLWQNLISNAVKFRRPDHPPVVRVEVGDFAADPALRLFSVTDNGIGIAPEFAEKVFVIFQRLHARDEYSGTGIGLAVCKKIVEYHGGTIWLDTENTEGTRFCFTLPMAEPASELEAAVDTAGSATTAPPSTTTERLPEGENA from the coding sequence ATGATCTCGGTGGTCCTGATCGGCGCTGTGGCGGGCGCGCAGGTCATCGCCAATACCAACGAAGTCACCGACCGATTGGTCCAGCAGACGCTGCCCGCGTCCGCGGAGGCGTACCGGCTGCAGAGCGCGCTGATCAACCAGGAGACCGGGCTGCGTGGCTATGCGATCTCCGCCGACCCGCAGTTCCTCGAGCCGTATATCGAAGGTATGCGGGAGCAGGATCGCGCGGTCGTTCAGCTGCGCCGACTGCTGTCGGACCGGCCCGAACTGACCGCCGACCTGGATGTGATCGAGCGCGGTGCCCAGCAGTGGCGTACCGAGTACGCCGGCCCGCTCGCCGCGAGCACATCGCCGGAGAAGGCGCGCGCATTGGCGGCGTCGACAGCGGTGCGCGCCAAAGGGGTCTTCGACGAGTTGCGCGGGTCCTTCACGGCGCAGAACGACGGCCTGGCGGCTGCGGTGGCCGAGGACAGTCGTGCGCTGGCCCATGCCCGCACCATCCGCGATGTGGTGTTGCTCGGGATGGTCATCGTCTTCCTGCTGACCGGCCTTGTGCTGACCGTCCTGTTGCGCAGGCTCGTCGTGCGCCCGCTGGCCGGGCTCACCGAATCGTCGCTTCGGGTGGCGAACGGCGAGTTCGACCGCCATATCGACGGTCGCGGTCCCGCCGATATCGTCCAGGTCGCCGAGGCCGTGGAGGATATGCGCACCCGTATCGTCGCCGAGCTCGCGTCCTCACGGACGCAGGGCGCACAGCTGCGGCAGCAGAAGGCGGAGCTGGATCTGCAGGCCGATGAACTGCGCCGCTCCAACGCCGAACTCGAGCAGTTCGCCTATGTCGCCTCCCACGATCTGCAAGAGCCGCTGCGCAAGGTCGCGTCGTTCTGCCAATTGCTGGAGAAGCGCTACGGCTCCCAGCTCGACGAGCGAGGTAAGCAGTACATCGATTTCGCCGTCGACGGTGCCAAACGGATGCAGGTGCTGATCAACGATCTGCTCACCTTCTCCCGGGTGGGGCGGGTCAGCGAGGGTGCGCAGCCGGTTCGGCTGGGCGAACCGCTGGACAAGGCGCTGGCCAATCTGTCGACCGTCCTCGAGGAGACCGAGGCCGTGGTCGAGCGGCCGGAAGAACTCCCCGAAATCATGGGTGAGCCCACGCTGCTGGCCATGCTGTGGCAGAACCTCATCAGTAATGCGGTGAAATTCCGGCGTCCCGACCACCCGCCGGTCGTCCGCGTCGAGGTGGGGGACTTCGCCGCCGATCCGGCGCTGCGCCTGTTCTCGGTGACCGATAACGGTATCGGCATCGCACCCGAATTCGCGGAGAAGGTCTTCGTGATCTTCCAGCGGCTGCACGCACGCGACGAGTACAGCGGCACCGGTATCGGCCTGGCAGTCTGCAAGAAGATCGTCGAGTACCACGGCGGTACCATCTGGCTCGACACCGAGAACACGGAGGGGACCCGGTTCTGTTTCACCCTCCCGATGGCCGAGCCCGCGAGCGAGCTCGAGGCCGCCGTGGACACGGCCGGATCCGCGACCACGGCCCCGCCCTCGACTACCACCGAACGGCTCCCCGAAGGAGAAAACGCATGA
- a CDS encoding class I SAM-dependent methyltransferase: MDVDSDTAAAAERVLHAALGTVDLLSIFVGDRLGWYRSLAHEGPATAAQLAERTATHPRYAREWLEQQAVTGLLAVHRDGSAEDRMFALPDGMAEVLTDEHSLNYLAPFARLFGATGPALPRLLDAYRTGGGVSWDELGDDAREGQADGNRPWYEHRLADALAGVPALDALLRGSGTRILDIGCGAGWSAIALARAYPEARVHGVDIDAPSVRMALRNAVTTGVAQRCEFTLADAAQLPEGSYDIAFAFECVHDMPRPVEVLAAVRRALAPGAPLVVMDEAVAEEFTPDGDELERLMYGFSLFVCLPDGMSSPPSAGTGTVMRQQTLRDYAFAAGFTSVEVLPIADFGFWRFYRLG; this comes from the coding sequence ATGGACGTGGACAGTGACACCGCAGCGGCGGCCGAGCGGGTTCTCCACGCTGCGCTCGGCACTGTCGATCTGCTGTCGATCTTCGTCGGTGATCGCCTCGGCTGGTATCGCAGCCTGGCGCACGAGGGGCCGGCGACTGCCGCGCAACTGGCCGAGCGCACCGCCACCCACCCCCGTTATGCCCGGGAATGGCTGGAGCAACAGGCTGTCACCGGCCTGCTCGCCGTACACCGCGACGGTTCCGCCGAAGATCGGATGTTCGCCTTGCCGGACGGGATGGCCGAGGTGCTCACCGATGAGCACAGCCTCAACTATCTGGCCCCGTTCGCGCGGTTGTTCGGCGCGACGGGCCCGGCCCTCCCCCGGTTGCTCGACGCCTACCGCACCGGAGGCGGTGTGAGCTGGGACGAGTTGGGCGACGATGCGCGTGAGGGGCAAGCCGACGGTAACCGCCCCTGGTACGAACATCGCCTCGCCGATGCCCTTGCGGGCGTGCCCGCACTGGACGCCCTGTTGCGTGGGTCCGGCACCCGGATCCTCGATATCGGCTGCGGCGCCGGATGGTCGGCGATCGCGCTCGCGCGCGCATACCCGGAGGCGCGGGTGCACGGCGTCGATATCGATGCGCCGTCGGTACGGATGGCGCTCCGCAACGCTGTCACCACAGGCGTCGCACAGCGCTGCGAGTTCACGCTCGCCGACGCGGCGCAGCTGCCGGAGGGCAGTTACGATATCGCGTTCGCGTTCGAGTGCGTGCACGATATGCCTCGCCCGGTCGAGGTATTGGCGGCCGTTCGACGCGCGCTGGCACCCGGCGCCCCGCTGGTGGTGATGGATGAGGCGGTGGCCGAGGAGTTCACGCCCGACGGCGACGAGCTGGAACGGCTGATGTACGGCTTCAGTCTGTTCGTCTGCCTGCCGGATGGGATGTCGAGTCCGCCCAGCGCCGGCACCGGCACCGTGATGCGGCAGCAGACCCTGCGGGACTATGCGTTCGCGGCGGGCTTCACCTCGGTCGAGGTCCTACCGATCGCAGACTTCGGCTTCTGGCGTTTCTACCGTCTCGGCTGA